CATTATGCTTATAAGCATTTCCCAAACTATTTTTGATATTTCCCCAATCAAAAGGATGAGTTTTACGAGAAATTAGAGCGAGTGCGTTTTGATAAAATTCAATTGCTTTAGTTAAATTTTCTTTGGTATTTTCTCCAAATACACCCATATCTTTATAGCAAGTTGCTAAGACCTGATAAGCTTTACTCAATGTATTATGTTGGCGATTTTCGATCAAAATATTGACCGCACTATTGGCAATAGTAAGGGCTTTTTTCAAGTTTTCTCCTGGTTCAATATATTTAGCAAGATTTGTATAAGTTTCAGCTAAATAACGTTGAGTTTCTGCGTAATCAACAGGATGTTTCTCTTCAAAAGCTTTTAAGGCTTCTTCCAAATATTTTACTGATAATTTAAGATTGGCAATTCTATCGCCTCGTCCAGCAAGACTTTTTTGAAAATAAACTACTCCTAAAACTTGTTTTGTTTGTGCCCAGTCATAGGGATAAGCTTGTTGAGTCCATACATCTAACACTTGATTTAAGTAATTAATTGCTTTATCTATATTTTCTGCATGGTTATCTTTACGGTTATCGCTATATGCAATTCCTAAACGAAATTTAACCAAAGCCCAACGCTGAGGATATTTGCTTTTGTTGGAATCATTATAAACCTTTTCTGCATTCTCAGCATATTTAATCGCGTCTTCAATATCTTCTGCACTGCCGATATGTCCTAACAGTCCTTTTTCATAAGAAGCTATAGATAAACTGATTTGAACATCTGCCCATATTGTAGAGTGAGTGTATTGTTTACTGATATTTTCAGCTTTCTCATAACACTCAATTGCTGCGTTCAAATTTATTAACTGATTGCCTTCACGAACGCGATCTCGATAAGCATTGCCTAAATTATTTTGTACCCTTGCCCAATCCAAGCTGTCTTCTGGCAAATATTTTAAAGCTGATTCATAAGCGCTAATCGCTTTTTCAATATTATTAGGATCTGCTTTGATTTTATTTTTGTTAAAATAAGCCAATCCCAACCCATCTTGTATATCGGCTAAACTTTCTCGACCTAAATAATTTTGAGTCCGATCAAGAGTTAACGCTTCTTCAAAACATTTAATAGTTTCTTCTAGGTTAACATATAAATCACCCCATTTATTTTTATGTTTTTCATAGAAGGCAAACCCCAAGCTAATTTGAATATCAACTATGTTTTTGGGCTGATCTTTAAAAAAAGGTAAAACTAATCCCCAACCTGCAATCGCAATATCCAGATTCGTTGCTCGGTTGCCTCCAGGAAAAATATTCATCAGATTACTAAAAATATAGATAGCCATCATAAATAATGATTCCTTTCTTTCACTTTTTTCTTTCTTTAAAGCTGAAATAAAACTAACTAATTCGTCGATGAAATTTTGATTGAGTTTATCTAAATTTTTCTCTAAAAAAGGAAATAATTTTTGCGGGTCTCCCTCACTAGCTAAGGTTAGCTTTAACACTTGAACAATAAAAGAACTTTCTTGTTGAGTTTCTCGATTAGAGTTTGTTTTTAATTGATTGAGTCTTTCTTGACCCCCTTTTACCTGTTGATAATAATAAGGATTAGTAGCAGGGGTATAAACCGATAAAGCATTTTCATAATATTGCTGGGCTTTTTTATGATTTTCCTCTGGATTGCCCCGCAAACGAACCGAATAAGCATTACCTAAGCTCAATTGCGTCATAGCCCATGAATCAGGATATACATCTTTTTTCTTAATTTGTAATGATTGTTCATAATAATGAATAGCTGTTTCTAAACATTGCTCTGGATCTTGATGAGATTTATCAGAATCTAAAGAAGCTAATTTTAAATAGCTTTGCCCTAAATTGTGTTGATTTACTCCCCATTGTTTAGGGTAGTTTTCAGGGTTAAAAATTTGCAAAGCTTTTTGATGATAACTGATAGATTGTTGTAAATTTTCTACATCTTCACCTAGCAGACGATTACGATAAGCATTCCCTAAATTTTCTTGAATCGATGCCCATTTTTCTGGATTGACTTCACGAGTAAATATTTGAGAAGATTTTTGATAACAATCAATAGCATCTTCCCATTTCTGTACGGGATCAGCTTGGGGATCTTCCTCATAAGCTATCCCCAGATTTATTGTAATTTCTGCCCAAGCCAAAGGATTTATTTCTGGGGTATAAAAGATTAAAGCGCATTCATAACCTGTTTTTGCTATAGCAATATTGGCAGTTTTATCTCCTAATGGAAACTCTAAAATTAAGTTGCTGAACCAGTATAGAAGAGTAGCAATACTTTCAGAATTTTCAGAGGAAGAGTGCCTAATTTGGAATTCTCCCCAATAACGTAATCTTTCGGCAAAATCAACGGTTAATTTATCTAAATTATCTTGTAATATAGGATAAATTATTTGAGTATTGCGCCGATCTTGCCAAATAATCCTTAAAATATAATCCAAAAATTGTTCTTCTGGTTCTCTTAAATTATTCATATAACTCCACTTAATAATATTAAATTGTACTCGTCATTTTCTGTTATTTTATTAATGATCTTAATTGTAAAATTGATTGACTCCTTTAGACAATTTCTTTATGTTTTTTTAATATTGACTTCATCTCATTATTAAGTTATTTTTCAAGTTCAAAACAACATTGATATCTCATATAAAAATTAGACGGATCATAAAAACGAGAAAATATTGGCTGAACATCCCACTGCATCTTGTCTCTAGGGATAAGAAACTTTGAGAGTGAAATAGCGCTAACCCTACAAGTCTCTACAGGGGGAGGAAGTCAGAAGTGTTGTATTGTTTTCACAGAATTGAGATTAGCTTAAAATAGAAATTAGAAAAATGATGAACAAATCCAGTGAATTTTCGTCTATAGGATTTACCCAGAAACCGGGTTTCTGAATAAAAATCTGGATTTCATCGGCAAAATCTGGGTCAGAAACCCGGTTTCTTTGATATAAATGCGTAAGTCCTGGTCTATGGATCATATTGTCCTCTTGCTAATTTTTATCCAAATTTTTAACGGGGAGTGGGTAACGGATGATAGCAAATCAAGGGAATTTATACAGAGGGGTTGAATTATGGGTTTAGGGTTATTTTCGTCTGATTCCTTTCTTTATCTGCTGACGGGAACGGTGGCTGCAATAGTTGTCAGTCAATCAACGATTGTGATGGCAAAAACAGCACAACAGGTTGCAGAAATTGCCGAACCGATTACCGTGCAGATTAATAGTCAATTAGGGGATGGTTCTGGGGTGATTATTGCTAAAAATGGTAAGATTTACACGGTGTTGACTGTTAATCATGTTGTTGAAGATCCAAATGTTCAATATAGTGTGCGAACTTCTGATGGAAAAAATCATCCGAGTCAGAAGATTATTCGTTTACAAAATGATGATCAAGAACCCGATTTAGCGATTATTCAATTTGAGAGTTCTCAACAGTATCCGGTGGCAACATTAGGGAATTCTGAACAAGCCGTAATTGGCGCTCAAATTTATGTTTATGGATATCCAGCAACGGGGGGATTAACGGGTGTTGAACGAGAACCGGAATTATCCCCTGGATTAGTGACAAGTCGCCCGAAAAATCGTCCAGAAGGCTATAATTTACGCTATCAAGCGGTGACTTGGAGTGGCATGAGTGGGGGGCCGGTTTTTGATTCAGAAGCCCGTGTGGTGGGGTTACATGGACAGGGAGAATTTGGTTTTGCTCAAACCAGTTCTGGGGATGTGGCTCCGATTAAAACAGGATTTAATGCGGCGATTCCGATTAATTTATTTATGGCAAAATTATTAGAAACAGGGTTAAAATCATCAGATTTAGTCATTGATGAAAAACTGCCAGAAGTTAATCCGCTTTCCTGGGATCATCCCCAAAGTTATCAAGCGTTTTATTTTCAAGGATTAACCTTATTAGATCAAGGGGAAACTTGGGATGCAATTGATTCTTTTAATCAAGCGATTGAATTAAACCCGAATACTCCAGAAGCTTATTTTAATCGAGGCATTGCCCGCACTCTTTTAGCGACTCGAATTATTGAACCGACTCGCGCTCCTAATCCGATAGAAGATTACACCGAAGCGATTCGTTTAAATCCGGGTTTTGCTGATGCTTATTATAATCGAGCTTTAGCTTATTTGCAATTAAATAATAAAGAAAAAGCGATCGCTGATTTCCAAAAAGCTGCTGAACTTTATGATAAATTAGGTCGAAAAGCTTCTTATGAAGATGCGTTACAGCGTCTTAAAGAGTTACGATAGATTCAAGGGTGGTGCGTGCGCGGAGCTTACGCACCCTACGAGGTTTGAATGTTAATGCCTCGGTTGTTCATGGCGGCTTCAAATAAGGGAGTTGAAAGCACTTGTTCAACGGGCCAAACACCGGGTTTTTGCAGTTCTCCGTTTAAGCACAATTCCGCAATTGTTCCGGTTCCTATTCCGGCAATTGTAGCAGTATTTTCATGAACAATTGTAGAACAAAAATCAACGGTTTTCCCCTGTTTAATTCCGGTGACACAAGAGCGAACAGCGACCCCAATTCCACTCCAAATATCCGTAACATTGGTCATGCGATAACTGACTTGGGAGAGAAATTCAATCACAGCCGGATTTTGTAACCAACTGGCGGGCCACCAATGGGCAACACTCCAGGTTAAATAATTATAAAAATCGGGAACTGTACCGAATTTTGTGATAACTGTTTTAGCTGGAAAAGAGTCTACTAAAGTGAAACATTCGGGCATATCAAACCAATAGACTCCTGTTTTTCCGTAGGGGGTAGGAAATTCAATGATTTCTCGTTCACTATAGGGTTTAATCGTTTGCCATTGTCCGTTTATCCACACCTCAAACGGACGTTGTAACCCGATAAATGTGGTTCGCATGACGGTGATTCCCGCACCACCAGACCCCCCAACGACATAACTCAAATGGATTTTTTCAACTTGATCAAATTGTTCCACGCCTTGACGCACCATGCTATTAGAAATACCGGGAAAAATACCTGTATTAATAATCGCGGTAATTCCAGCTTTTTTAGCCGCTTCTGAATGCTCTAAAATCCGACTTGTAAAGCCGCGATTATCGCTCACATCAATATAATTAACATTCTGTTGAATACAAGCTTGCAAAACCTTTGTATCTCGATAATGAAATGGCCCCGCACAGTGGATGACTAAATCGGAATTTGCGATCGCAGTTTCTAATTTCTGTTGATCGGCTAAATCTAATTCTAACACCTGAAACCGAGGATTAATCGCTCTATTTCCCGTCAGTTTCCGTCCAGTAATGGTAATTTCAGCAGCAGTATGTTGAGCTAAATCCTCAGCAACACTGTTGCCAATCCGTCCTCGACCTCCTAGAATTAAAACTCGCTTGTTCATCAGGATTAATGTCCTTTATTCTAAATATTGAAAAACTGCATTAGCTGTTAATAAATTGGTAGCAAACAAAACTTGCTGCAAGTCACACAACCTCGATAAAGCTTCAATAGCTGGGGGATTAGATTCGCTTGTTGTCGGATCTCGTAGATACACAATCGCTTTAACCTGATCTAATAAAATTCGGGAACCAATGGCTGTTTCTCCTAGAATTAAATAATGAGATTCAATGACTTCGCTAACGGTTAAATTTGTTGTATCCTCTAAAAATTTCTTGAATTTATCAGAGGTAATAATCGAGAATTTTTCAATAATATGAAGATGATCCTTGACTAAATTAATCAAATCGGAAAATAAATGATTATCCGCCAATAATACTATGATTTCCGTTGTATTTTCGGGGGGATTTTTTCGTAATTTATTCACCAGATTCCGAGTGACCAAACTGATTAATTTAACGGCGACATAGGGTTGTTTTAATTTTAACTTTTCAATATCATCAAAAGTCATAATCGCGATCGCTCCATCACTGGCCGCAATAAAATCTGATCGACGGCCTTGGATAAATGCCATTTCCCCTAAAATATCTCCTGGGGTGCGGCTGGTATTTTCCATCTGATCTCCCATAACGCTGACTTCCCCAGATAGAATAATTCCAAAGGAGGAATCCTGACCTGTTTGGGGCAGAATTACTTGTAAATCAAAGAACTTGTGAATCGAAAAATACTCACTAATCAGTTCGACTTCTTCTGTATAAAATTCTCTAAAAATATCTAACTTTAATAATAATTCCGTTTTCTGATCCATTACAGATGCTCCGCCTTTTTACCTAAAATAAAATATTGATCACTTGATCCTAGGGTTTGTCCCGTTCAACACTTGATCAAAACTCAACTTTTTGTGAATCAATCAGAGTCTTCCCAATTTACAATCAAAAAGAAACAAGTTCTTTATTCTAATCTATAGTTGTCACCCCAACCGATGAGTTTTTCCCAATTTCAATCGTTTCAACCCATTGCTGCTATTGCCACCACCCCCCAGGCTGTACAACAACTTCAACCCCTTTGTCAAGGTTTAAATGCCATTTTGTGGATACCCAACACACTCCACCCCTTACCTGGAACACAAGTCTATTCCGGCTCTCTATCGGAACACCTAGCAACGCTTTGGTCAAGTCACCGAGGGTTTATTTTTGGTTTAGCTGCTGGTGCTGTGGTGCGATTAATCACTCCTTTATTACAGCATAAATCCAGTGATCCTGCGGTTGTAGTGCTGGATCAAACTGGGAAATTTGTCATCAGTCTCTGTAGTGGACATCAAGGCGGCGCTGATCAACTGACTCGTTTAGTAGCTCGACAATTGAACGCCACACCTATTATTACAGGGGCGACTAACGCTTTAGGATTACCGGCACTGGATCTGTTAGGGCTTCCCTTTGGTTGGCGACGGGGGCCAGGAGATTGGACGGAGGTGAGTGCAGCCATCGCCAGAGGAGAACAAGTTAACGTGCTTCAGGAGGCGGGTTCAACGCTATGGCAAACAACGTTACCCCCTGATCATCCGTTTGATTTTACCCCGAATTCAGAGGCGAAATTTCACATCTGTATTAGTTCTCAACGTCGAGTATCCAATACAACTCAAGTTCAGTGGTTTCCCAGAGTCTTATGGGTGGGTGTAGGCTGTGAACGCAATACCCCTAGAGCCTTGATTGAAAAAGCTATTGAGCAGGCTTTACAACAGTATAATTTAGCGGAAGAAGCGATCGCAGGAATCGCCACTCTGGATATTAAAGGAGATGAACTGGGGTTAGTGGAATTGTGCCAAGCCAAGCATTGGCCGTTACGCACCTTTCCCCCGGAAGTTTTACGCCAGATGGATGTTCCTAACCCCTCTGAAATTGTTGAAGCCGAAGTGGGAACTCCCAGTGTGGCCGAAGCCGCCGCGTTACAAGCCGCTGGGGTAAAAACCTTATTTGTTTCTAAGCAAATTTACCGAGAGCCTTTACCAACCGCTTCAACCTCCAACCGTATTGGACAGGCGGTAACGGTGGCCATTGCCCAAGCTGAACAGGAATATACCGGACGCACAGGACATTTGTTTTTAGTGGGAACTGGCCCAGGGGAACTGGATCAAATCACCCCGGCGGCGCAAACGGCCATTGTCCAGGCGGATGTGGTGATTGGCTATTCCTTGTATTTGGACTTAATTCGGCCGTTATTGCGTCCCGGTCAGATGGTTGAATCCTATCCCATTACTCAAGAACGTCAACGGGGAGAACGAGCGATTGATTTGGCCCAATGGGGGTTAACGGTAGCGGTGGTATCGTCGGGGGACTGTGGTATTTATGGCATGGCGGGGTTAGTGTTTGAACAGTTACGCGCTAGGGGTTGGGATGGCAAAACTCCGGCTGTGCAGGTTTTTCCAGGGATTAGTGCGTTACAGGCGGCAGCAAGTCGGGTAGGAGCACCCTTAATGCACGATTTCTGCGCGATTAGTTTGAGTGATTTATTAACACCTTGGGAGGTGATTCAAAACCGATTAAAAGCGGCAGCCGAGGCGGATTTTGTTTGTATTTTATATAATCCGCGATCGCGCACTCGTACAGAGCAATTACACACTGCTAAACGTATTTTTTTAGACGCTCGTTCTGGCAATACTCCCGTAGCAATGGTTCGTTCTGCCTATCGTTGTGATCAGGAAATTACTATAACTACTTTAGAACAGTTTAATCCTGATGCGGTGGATATGTTAACAACCGTAATTATCGGTAATCAAAGTACAGATATTTATGAAAATTGGATGATTACACCGAGGGGATATTTAGGACAATAAGAAATAAAAAGTTTAAATCTTATATACAAATTATCCCACATCGTAGGGGCGAGGTTTTCTCGCCCTTAGAGGGTGGTGTGCGTCCATTTAAAGATTTCATATTAAAATGATTTAAGGTAAATTAAATTCTGCAATAACCGGAAAATGATCCGACGGCCAAATTCCTTCGATTTGATTTTGATCGATAATAATGGATTTTAATTGTATTCGATCATCATAATAAATTGTATCGACGGCCGCGATCGCTTTTCCTTTAAAATCATGAAAGGTTTGTTGAGCAGCTAAGGGTATATCTGATAAACTATCTAACAATTTAATATTATTAGCAAAAGGTTTTAATAAAGCTTGGCGTTCTGGGCTATCAGGTTGAGCATTAAAATCTCCCGTGAGCATTAATAAAGACTGTTCAGGATTAACTTGACTCAAATAGTGTTGAATTAAGGGAATACTCAATTTTCGAGATAGTTCGCTGTAATAGTCTAAATGGGTATTAAAAATTGTGATTTGTTGTTGGGTTTCCCTGGAGATAAAAACTCCCCAACTTATCAGTTTAGGGGTTTTATTTCCCCATTCTGGACTGATACTTCCGACTAAATTCGGGGTTTTACTTAACCAAATATCATGGGAGTTGACACAATAAAACCGTTGGGACTGATAAAAAATTGCACAATATTCTCCGGTTCCATTACCGATTTGATCGGTTCCAATACTTTGATAATTGGGTAATAATCGATGTAAATCTAGGAGTTGATGCGCTTTTCCTTCCTGAGTTGCAATGATATCTGGGTTATGGTTTTGAATTAGTTTTGCGATCGCATGACGACGAAATTTCCAGTCATTATTACCCAGATCGGGTTTATCATAACGAATATTAAAAGTGAGAATTTTCATAAGCTTTGATTACAGCGATCGCCTCCAATTAAAAAAACGTTGTAAAATAGTTTTTTGCCAAGAATTATTCGCATATTGTTGTTTTTTCAATAATAAGGCTGCCTTACTATTAACTTCTGATAAGGTAGGATAAATATGAATTCCTGTCAAGGCAGAAACCTTAAGTCGATGGGACATGGCTAAAACAATTTCATGAATTAACTCTCCAGCAGATGAACCCACAAGATGAGCACCTAAAATTTCCCCATTCCCTTTAGTAATAATTTTAGCAAATCCCTGGGGTTTTGCTTCTGCGAGGGCACGATCAACACCCGAAAAGGGTTGTTTTAAAACATAAACATCCTCACCATACTGTTTTTTAGCTTGTTGTTCTGTTAACCCCACTCTTGCTAATTCAGGATCGGTAAAAGTAGCCCAAGGGATCACACGATAGTTAACTTTACTAATCGGAAAAAATAAAGCATTCGTGAGTACCACAACGGCTTCATAACTCGCAACATGAGTAAATTGATACCCACCAATCACATCTCCGCAAGCGTAAATACGCGGATTAGTAGTTTGGAGTTTATGATTAAATTTAATTCCTGATTGACTAATTGTAACACCCGCCGCTTCTAAATTCAAGGATTCAATATTGGGAACTCGCCCCACCGAAACTAAAATTTCATCAGCTAAAATGTTATGGTTTCCAGCAATAATTTTCTTTTTGCCATTTTCGATTTCAACTCGTTCTGCTTTGGTATTATTTAAAATCACAATATCTTCAGATAACAATTGATCTTGAACCACCTGTGCTGCTTCGGGATCTTCTTTCGGTAAAATTTGATTGCGACTGGAGAAAATTGTTACCTTTGACCCTAACCGTGAAAAAGCTTGTCCCAGTTCACAACCAATTGGCCCTCCTCCCATAACGGCTAAAGATTCAGGACAATTTTGCACAGAAAATACCTGTTCATTGGTGAGGAAACCAGCTTCAGTTAACCCCGGAATATTAGGAATAGCAGGACG
This genomic stretch from Planktothrix sp. FACHB-1365 harbors:
- a CDS encoding CHAT domain-containing protein produces the protein MNNLREPEEQFLDYILRIIWQDRRNTQIIYPILQDNLDKLTVDFAERLRYWGEFQIRHSSSENSESIATLLYWFSNLILEFPLGDKTANIAIAKTGYECALIFYTPEINPLAWAEITINLGIAYEEDPQADPVQKWEDAIDCYQKSSQIFTREVNPEKWASIQENLGNAYRNRLLGEDVENLQQSISYHQKALQIFNPENYPKQWGVNQHNLGQSYLKLASLDSDKSHQDPEQCLETAIHYYEQSLQIKKKDVYPDSWAMTQLSLGNAYSVRLRGNPEENHKKAQQYYENALSVYTPATNPYYYQQVKGGQERLNQLKTNSNRETQQESSFIVQVLKLTLASEGDPQKLFPFLEKNLDKLNQNFIDELVSFISALKKEKSERKESLFMMAIYIFSNLMNIFPGGNRATNLDIAIAGWGLVLPFFKDQPKNIVDIQISLGFAFYEKHKNKWGDLYVNLEETIKCFEEALTLDRTQNYLGRESLADIQDGLGLAYFNKNKIKADPNNIEKAISAYESALKYLPEDSLDWARVQNNLGNAYRDRVREGNQLINLNAAIECYEKAENISKQYTHSTIWADVQISLSIASYEKGLLGHIGSAEDIEDAIKYAENAEKVYNDSNKSKYPQRWALVKFRLGIAYSDNRKDNHAENIDKAINYLNQVLDVWTQQAYPYDWAQTKQVLGVVYFQKSLAGRGDRIANLKLSVKYLEEALKAFEEKHPVDYAETQRYLAETYTNLAKYIEPGENLKKALTIANSAVNILIENRQHNTLSKAYQVLATCYKDMGVFGENTKENLTKAIEFYQNALALISRKTHPFDWGNIKNSLGNAYKHNGQYQEAIKCFEDTLQLHTRKAFPTDYIKTLTNLGKTHEEYKQFTDAFNCYQEAINTLEDDLIDQLLADDDAKRKLGEEWFNIYQYMVAVCLKLGKQNSKYYATAWEYAERSKSRRLVELFGQTKPNDVSDEIWKEFQDLRNQLTNEQKWIEDKEKSIILSGEILSQHPELEPKKADLTELKKQLDQKLNDYPRLAATQRVQYTPFSKIGEKLSDDHTVIIQWYLLEADQKFCAFIYTRQSSQPYVWESSPQDFENLQTWYQEYFVNYISDFSEWSNKLSDRLNRLAEILHIDELLNYLPPNCQQVILIPHRYLHLLPIHALPIKPETWHKFNPNSAPNQENYLFECFTKGVRYAPSCQTLLMLEKRIRPNFNQLFAMGNPTQDRAFTELCVKTVETFWKQKHQQSEPKVLCGQKATKNSLTHELKDYLKNAHTFLYSGHGSFEFESPLDSGLILHDNEPLQLTEVFGLNLEQCRLVTLIGCETGMTDWTSITDEYIGLPSAFLWAGVSGIVSSLWTVEEKPSVFLGIKLYQNLLAQPEGEKNVIQALREAQNWLRNVTGSDLNRWMLQNKLNQLRQMLNNNPPSNNDKPFSSPYYWAAFCVIGK
- a CDS encoding tetratricopeptide repeat-containing serine protease family protein; translation: MGLGLFSSDSFLYLLTGTVAAIVVSQSTIVMAKTAQQVAEIAEPITVQINSQLGDGSGVIIAKNGKIYTVLTVNHVVEDPNVQYSVRTSDGKNHPSQKIIRLQNDDQEPDLAIIQFESSQQYPVATLGNSEQAVIGAQIYVYGYPATGGLTGVEREPELSPGLVTSRPKNRPEGYNLRYQAVTWSGMSGGPVFDSEARVVGLHGQGEFGFAQTSSGDVAPIKTGFNAAIPINLFMAKLLETGLKSSDLVIDEKLPEVNPLSWDHPQSYQAFYFQGLTLLDQGETWDAIDSFNQAIELNPNTPEAYFNRGIARTLLATRIIEPTRAPNPIEDYTEAIRLNPGFADAYYNRALAYLQLNNKEKAIADFQKAAELYDKLGRKASYEDALQRLKELR
- a CDS encoding saccharopine dehydrogenase family protein encodes the protein MNKRVLILGGRGRIGNSVAEDLAQHTAAEITITGRKLTGNRAINPRFQVLELDLADQQKLETAIANSDLVIHCAGPFHYRDTKVLQACIQQNVNYIDVSDNRGFTSRILEHSEAAKKAGITAIINTGIFPGISNSMVRQGVEQFDQVEKIHLSYVVGGSGGAGITVMRTTFIGLQRPFEVWINGQWQTIKPYSEREIIEFPTPYGKTGVYWFDMPECFTLVDSFPAKTVITKFGTVPDFYNYLTWSVAHWWPASWLQNPAVIEFLSQVSYRMTNVTDIWSGIGVAVRSCVTGIKQGKTVDFCSTIVHENTATIAGIGTGTIAELCLNGELQKPGVWPVEQVLSTPLFEAAMNNRGINIQTS
- a CDS encoding cyclic nucleotide-binding domain-containing protein yields the protein MDQKTELLLKLDIFREFYTEEVELISEYFSIHKFFDLQVILPQTGQDSSFGIILSGEVSVMGDQMENTSRTPGDILGEMAFIQGRRSDFIAASDGAIAIMTFDDIEKLKLKQPYVAVKLISLVTRNLVNKLRKNPPENTTEIIVLLADNHLFSDLINLVKDHLHIIEKFSIITSDKFKKFLEDTTNLTVSEVIESHYLILGETAIGSRILLDQVKAIVYLRDPTTSESNPPAIEALSRLCDLQQVLFATNLLTANAVFQYLE
- the cobJ gene encoding precorrin-3B C(17)-methyltransferase — encoded protein: MSFSQFQSFQPIAAIATTPQAVQQLQPLCQGLNAILWIPNTLHPLPGTQVYSGSLSEHLATLWSSHRGFIFGLAAGAVVRLITPLLQHKSSDPAVVVLDQTGKFVISLCSGHQGGADQLTRLVARQLNATPIITGATNALGLPALDLLGLPFGWRRGPGDWTEVSAAIARGEQVNVLQEAGSTLWQTTLPPDHPFDFTPNSEAKFHICISSQRRVSNTTQVQWFPRVLWVGVGCERNTPRALIEKAIEQALQQYNLAEEAIAGIATLDIKGDELGLVELCQAKHWPLRTFPPEVLRQMDVPNPSEIVEAEVGTPSVAEAAALQAAGVKTLFVSKQIYREPLPTASTSNRIGQAVTVAIAQAEQEYTGRTGHLFLVGTGPGELDQITPAAQTAIVQADVVIGYSLYLDLIRPLLRPGQMVESYPITQERQRGERAIDLAQWGLTVAVVSSGDCGIYGMAGLVFEQLRARGWDGKTPAVQVFPGISALQAAASRVGAPLMHDFCAISLSDLLTPWEVIQNRLKAAAEADFVCILYNPRSRTRTEQLHTAKRIFLDARSGNTPVAMVRSAYRCDQEITITTLEQFNPDAVDMLTTVIIGNQSTDIYENWMITPRGYLGQ
- a CDS encoding endonuclease/exonuclease/phosphatase family protein, coding for MKILTFNIRYDKPDLGNNDWKFRRHAIAKLIQNHNPDIIATQEGKAHQLLDLHRLLPNYQSIGTDQIGNGTGEYCAIFYQSQRFYCVNSHDIWLSKTPNLVGSISPEWGNKTPKLISWGVFISRETQQQITIFNTHLDYYSELSRKLSIPLIQHYLSQVNPEQSLLMLTGDFNAQPDSPERQALLKPFANNIKLLDSLSDIPLAAQQTFHDFKGKAIAAVDTIYYDDRIQLKSIIIDQNQIEGIWPSDHFPVIAEFNLP
- a CDS encoding NAD(P)/FAD-dependent oxidoreductase; its protein translation is MAVEYDLVVIGGGSGGLVVASAAAQLKAKVALVERDRLGGDCLWFGCVPSKSLIHASRVAYEVKNAAKFGIYTDNYNINFAQAASHVQQVIATIQPHDSPERFESLGVEVIFGDGQFLDKKTFSINGRKLTARAFVIATGSRPAIPNIPGLTEAGFLTNEQVFSVQNCPESLAVMGGGPIGCELGQAFSRLGSKVTIFSSRNQILPKEDPEAAQVVQDQLLSEDIVILNNTKAERVEIENGKKKIIAGNHNILADEILVSVGRVPNIESLNLEAAGVTISQSGIKFNHKLQTTNPRIYACGDVIGGYQFTHVASYEAVVVLTNALFFPISKVNYRVIPWATFTDPELARVGLTEQQAKKQYGEDVYVLKQPFSGVDRALAEAKPQGFAKIITKGNGEILGAHLVGSSAGELIHEIVLAMSHRLKVSALTGIHIYPTLSEVNSKAALLLKKQQYANNSWQKTILQRFFNWRRSL